Proteins encoded in a region of the Clostridium beijerinckii genome:
- the yunB gene encoding sporulation protein YunB: MQYYTRRKTHKYISFIVLIIVIIVILNITVMFFDQRVMPSVTEIATIMAKSQTLDIINKKSVDILSKDFKYDEMVKIEKDNQGNIILIQADTGKLNYIAAELSTECNKELSDMKNNAIKVPLGWMSDKSAFYNVGPKISVEIEPIGNISTSYESKFESAGINQTRHKIYLNVTAKIRLRLPLRNQDAEVSTQVPVSDTIIVGKIPNTTLGFPTNEQNN; this comes from the coding sequence ATGCAATATTATACAAGACGAAAAACGCATAAATACATATCATTTATAGTACTTATTATAGTTATTATTGTCATTTTAAACATAACTGTAATGTTTTTTGATCAAAGGGTCATGCCCTCTGTGACAGAAATAGCGACAATAATGGCAAAGTCCCAAACATTAGATATAATAAATAAAAAAAGTGTAGATATTTTATCAAAAGATTTTAAGTATGATGAGATGGTAAAAATTGAAAAAGACAACCAAGGCAATATAATTTTAATTCAAGCGGATACTGGAAAATTGAATTATATAGCAGCTGAATTGTCTACAGAATGTAATAAAGAATTAAGTGATATGAAGAACAATGCAATAAAAGTTCCTTTAGGCTGGATGAGTGATAAAAGTGCCTTTTATAATGTTGGCCCTAAGATAAGTGTTGAGATAGAGCCTATAGGAAATATAAGTACAAGTTATGAATCTAAATTTGAAAGTGCTGGAATTAATCAAACTAGGCATAAGATATACTTAAATGTTACAGCTAAAATCAGGCTTAGACTTCCACTAAGGAATCAAGATGCTGAGGTGAGCACACAAGTTCCGGTTTCAGACACAATCATAGTTGGAAAAATACCAAATACAACTCTTGGATTTCCTACAAATGAACAAAATAATTAG
- a CDS encoding four helix bundle protein, with amino-acid sequence MDANIIATKSFDFALDIIDLYKFLIRDKQEYILSKQLLRSGTSIGANVKEGIRGFSKSDFRFKMNIALKEANETEYWIELLIKSSTIEQIIGNPILLKCRELCKILNSIVKNSI; translated from the coding sequence ATAGACGCTAATATCATTGCCACTAAGTCTTTTGATTTTGCTCTTGATATAATAGATTTATACAAATTTTTAATCCGTGATAAACAAGAGTATATTTTATCTAAACAATTATTGAGATCTGGAACAAGCATTGGAGCTAATGTAAAGGAGGGTATTCGTGGTTTTAGTAAGTCTGATTTTAGATTTAAAATGAATATAGCTTTAAAAGAAGCAAATGAAACCGAGTATTGGATAGAATTACTTATTAAATCAAGTACCATTGAGCAGATTATTGGAAACCCTATATTATTAAAATGTAGAGAATTATGTAAAATTCTAAATAGCATAGTTAAGAATTCGATTTAA